TAAGTAGTGCAGTAAGACTGACAATTTAATTTCAGACGTGATTATGAATGCATTCTAACTTAAATCCTTTCTTGAGCTTTTTAGGTTTTAGGCCACTTATCTTGTTATCCTCAAGTTGCCATCATTTTAAATCGTTGTGGCTTCAGTAGGCTTATTAGGTTAGTTTGACTCGTTTAGAGAATCAAGGACAGTCTGAATCTGTCTGCAAAAAAGTTGCAGTGTAGTTATGAAGATATTGCTCTTCGATATAAATACGTGCAATTTCTTCTTAATTCTTATTAAAACTCTTTTTGACACAATAAATCTGTCCTTCCAGTTTCAAGGTGGTGTCTGGTCCTTAGATGTGGCTCTTTGCGATGGACTAATGACCATGGATGTAATGCTCTGTACAGCATCTATATTCAACCTTTGTGCAATCAGTGTGGACAGGtttgtatttcagtttcagtcaaATATCTCTGATATTTTATGCAGCATTACTTTTCCTGAGGAAAGAGAAAAGTTGCTTTGGGAGCCCTGAGGCATTTTCTCGAGAAAGAATGCGAACCGCATAATCAGTTTTTAGGATATTATTTTGACCTAATCAGGGTTGCAGAAGCAGGTCATGCTGGTTTTGAAGTTGTTTTTGTGCGTTAGACCATATTCCAGGAAATCAGTTTTTCCAATTGGACACTGTGTTCTTTGAGTATCTTTACTAAAGAAAGTTAAGATGAGCAATATTCTGTAAATTAGTGGTTGAGTCATGACCCACAAATGGGCCAAAGGTCTGATCTGATAGTGTAAGGGAAAATACGATTGCTAAATGCAAAGAAGTGTCCAGTGTTGGCACAAATTTATTGCTTGCATATCCAAATCAGGCAAATGCTAAACATGGACTGGCTGCAAGACATTCTGTTATCATTAAAAACCATGAATGaaactatgcaaaaaaaaaaaaaaaaatgaaagaaaaatatcaCCCAGACTAATTTAAACATGGGTTCAATTGCAATGAGAATAAATATGGTTTCTGGTATATTTTGTGCAATGaattatttcatgttaataATTTTGCATACTGTCGGGTCAGTGCAGCTCATGATAACATTAATACCTTGCTTACTGTCTAATTTAAAGGACGCATTTGTTTACTCATCTGGGTCCTAAATCGAAACCACTTGAGAACCATTTGAGTCTAAAATTTGGCTTTGTTGTGATCATAGTGTTTAGAaagtttatatttctgtttgtcCTGATGGTAAATGTCAATATGCATTCTGTTGACAGGTTTATAGCAGTGTCCATACCACTTAACTACAACAGAAAGCATGTTGACTATCGTCAGATTCTCTTACTTTCTGCCACATGGCTGTTGGCGCTGGCTGTGGCGTCTCCTGTCATCTTCGGGATAAACAATGTTCCACAAAGAGACCCCAGAGAATGCAAACTGGAAGACAATAATTATGTAGTATATTCATCCGTCTGTTCCTTTTTCATCCCGTGTCCCATCATGCTCCTACTGTACTTTGGGATGTTCCACGGCTTGCGCAAGTGGGAAGAATCACGCAAAGCCAAGCTGAGAAACAGTATCCAGGCCTGTCGCAGTTTACAGCATGCTGCGGTGGCTGCCGCCCTCCCGCCCTTGGGGGCTTTGCCTGCGTCCCTGCCCCGGGTCATTGAGAGGGACTTGGCCCAGTCCAGACTTGAGGAGCTTGATGACTTCACGCAGCCCGTCTGCCCCTTTCCACCTGAGTATAAAAACAGCCCCATTCAGACTGTGGCCTACCCTGACATTCAATATGGCCAGCCAGCTCAGAGAAAGAAGAGGGCTAAGATCAATGGAAGGGAGAGAAAAGCCATGAGGGTTTTACCTGTTGTTGTGGGTAAGTGTAcactacaatttttttaaaatcttggcTGCATATGTGCTGgtgaatatttatttgaaagttgAAAGTACTTAATATTTAACTAATTTAATGACTTAATAATACAACTTAATAAATGCTCCtgagtttttttcagtttcaaaatcagtttaattattatatgtaGGTAGTTATAAGTTTCAAAACTTCAAATTAAATTGCCACTAAAGTTGGATTTCTCTGGAACACACAGATAAAATGAACTACAGGCAAATCCCTCTATCCAATTATGATGTCATGGTTCACCTGGTGCCTTAACCTAATTTCTAGGCCACCATTCATTAACACAGAGACATAATAGCAATGATTAAACTTGTGttcttcattattattattattattattatttttaataatatgtttttattttttatttatttatttattttattgtcattgttGCTGAAAACTTGTTTACAATGTTAAATCATAGCTGATCCAGAGGGAAAAGTATATTtctataatgtttttgtaacttcatattatattatattatattacattatattatattagttatATTACATTAGTTTTATCTTTCTCATTTATACTTGCTTATAGAGGAAAAATGACATCCATAtgactttctctttttttctgcagaacacaaaagaagatatttggaAAAACGTTGTCCATACAACATTAGACCCAATTTACTTTCATTGTATAGacaaataacagtaaaaaaaagacaaaaaatgtcCACCGAACTAATGAAGTCAAAcagatttgaaacaacatgagaatgaaaattaatgaaagattttttatttttgtgtgaactacccTTTTAAGGAATAGTGGCACAGCTCACCCCACTCTTtgctatataaaattatatatatacaatttccATCATAAAATTTGCATTCTGTTGGTTATCAGACAATATATCACATATCCAGACAATTTCAAATGGTTTGTCAGGTAACCTAAAAGTGCTTTACGTGGTAGCACCTTAattaactgttttattaaagtcaaaaatgttatttaatatgaaaaaaaaaaataaaaatagttggGGAGAGAGATAACGGTTCCAAAGATTCAGTAAACATTTATTGCATCACAGAAACATCTTATTGAAGTTATGCAGATGATCTGAAACTTATTCTAACTCCATTACTGGGTATTTATAGAAAT
The sequence above is a segment of the Labeo rohita strain BAU-BD-2019 chromosome 7, IGBB_LRoh.1.0, whole genome shotgun sequence genome. Coding sequences within it:
- the drd4b gene encoding dopamine receptor D4b isoform X3; translated protein: MTMDVMLCTASIFNLCAISVDRFIAVSIPLNYNRKHVDYRQILLLSATWLLALAVASPVIFGINNVPQRDPRECKLEDNNYVVYSSVCSFFIPCPIMLLLYFGMFHGLRKWEESRKAKLRNSIQACRSLQHAAVAAALPPLGALPASLPRVIERDLAQSRLEELDDFTQPVCPFPPEYKNSPIQTVAYPDIQYGQPAQRKKRAKINGRERKAMRVLPVVVGVFLFCWTPFFVVHTTRALCESCHISPDLMSTVTWLGYVNSALNPIIYTVFNTEFRKFFRGFLSRCC
- the drd4b gene encoding dopamine receptor D4b isoform X1, producing the protein MSVNISSVNSTLQPALFTYNVPALIFGVLLIIVIICGNVLVCLSVYKEKALKTTTNYFIVSLAVADLLLAVLVLPLFVYAEFQGGVWSLDVALCDGLMTMDVMLCTASIFNLCAISVDRFIAVSIPLNYNRKHVDYRQILLLSATWLLALAVASPVIFGINNVPQRDPRECKLEDNNYVVYSSVCSFFIPCPIMLLLYFGMFHGLRKWEESRKAKLRNSIQACRSLQHAAVAAALPPLGALPASLPRVIERDLAQSRLEELDDFTQPVCPFPPEYKNSPIQTVAYPDIQYGQPAQRKKRAKINGRERKAMRVLPVVVGVFLFCWTPFFVVHTTRALCESCHISPDLMSTVTWLGYVNSALNPIIYTVFNTEFRKFFRGFLSRCC
- the drd4b gene encoding dopamine receptor D4b isoform X2, with product MSVNISSVNSTLQPALFTYNVPALIFGVLLIIVIICGNVLVCLSVYKEKALKTTTNYFIVSLAVADLLLAVLVLPLFVYAEFQGGVWSLDVALCDGLMTMDVMLCTASIFNLCAISVDRFIAVSIPLNYNRKHVDYRQILLLSATWLLALAVASPVIFGINNVPQRDPRECKLEDNNYVVYSSVCSFFIPCPIMLLLYFGMFHGLRKWEESRKAKLRNSIQACRSLQHAAVAAALPPLGALPASLPRVIERDLAQSRLEELDDFTQPVCPFPPEYKNSPIQTVAYPDIQYGQPAQRKKRAKINGRERKAMRVLPVVVEHKRRYLEKRCPYNIRPNLLSLYRQITVKKRQKMSTELMKSNRFETT